From the genome of Thermaerobacter marianensis DSM 12885:
GGCGCCGGGCGCGGTGGCACCGGGCGAAGCGCCGCCGGACCGGAGACGGCGGGGCGGCGTTCCGGCAGGGGTGCCGATGCGGAGACGGACGCCGGAAGGTCCCTGGCGGTGGTGAGCTGCCGGGTTCCTCCCGGCCAGGAGGCCGCCTTCCTGGCGCCGATGCCCGTGGCGGCCCTGCAGGAGGAGGTGGCGCCGGCGGCACGCCGCCAGCTGCAGCGCCTGGGGCTGATGACCCTGGGCGACGTGGCCGCGGCGCCGCGCCAGGTGGTCGCCCGGGCCGTGGGGGATCTGGCCCCCCTCCTCCAGGCCTGGTGCCGCGGGGACGACCGCCGTCCCCTGGTGCCGGGCTTCCCGCCGCCGGGCGTCACCGCCGTCCTGGCGGCACCGCCGGAGCTGGCCGACGACCTGCGGGCGGGCTGGTGGTCGGCGCAGCTGCCCCGCCTGGCCCAGGAGGTGGCGGCCCGCCTGGCCGCTGCGGGGCGGGCCGGACGGCTGGCGGTCCTGCAAGGAGAGCGGGCCCGGGCCAGCCGGCACCTGCCCGCGGCCGTGGCCGGCGCGGATGTACTCACCCGCGCGGCCCTGGACCTGTACCGCCGCCTCTTGCGGGACGAACCGGCCCCGGCCCGCCTAGCGCTGACGGTGACCGCCCTGGAGCCGGCCGTCCGCCAGCTCTCCCTGGCGGACCCGGTCCAGGAAGACCGGCCGGTTCTGCTGGACGAGCTGGCGCGCCGCTATCCGGGGCGGATCTTCTGGGGCCGGGAGCGCCCCGTCTCGCGGCGGGAGCGCCAGCTCGCCTACTGGGATCCCTGGCGTGGGGCGCCTGGCGGGGCGGGGCCTTGATGAGGCCGGGCCCCCATCCCACGAGGCCGGGCGTCCCCTCCCGCGGACCGACGGCCCATCCTGCGGGCTGGCCGCCCTGTCCCGCGAACCGTCGCTCCGTCCGCGAACCGTCGCCCCGGGCCGCGGGCCGGCTGCACCATCCCGCGGGCCGGCCCGCGGCCCGGGCGGCCTGTTCTGCCGGCCGGTGTAGCCGTACCGGTGCAGGCCCGTGCCCGGGCGCATGCACCCCGAGGGCGGAGGTGGGGAGCCATGGCGCTGGTCGGCAAGCCGGTGGCGGTCGAAACGGATGCCCGTGGCCGGCCCGTCCGGTTCTTCTGGCACCGCTGGCACCGGGTGGCCGGCATCGTCGACGAGTGGCGGGAAGCGGGGGCGTGGTGGGATGGGGAGGGGGAGCGGCAAGTGGTGCGGGTGCTGACGGAAGGGGGCGGGGTGTTCGAGCTGGAGCGGGTGGCGGGCAGTTCCCAGTGGGTGCTTTACAAGGTGTACGACTGACGGCCCGTGCGGCGGGCGGGGGCCGGGACGGCCGTGCATCACGCCGGACAAGGCGCGCCTGACGGCCTGCACGGCGGGTGGGCCCCGCAAGGCCGGCCGGCAGCACGCCGGGGCGAGGTGCACCCCGCGGACCGTGGGGCGGTCGGGTCCGGGGCGGCCGGCAGCACGCCGGGGGCAGGCGCGCCGTGCCGGTGCGGCGGCGAGGAGGGCGGCGGCATGTTCGTCCACCTGCATTGCCATTCCGCCTATTCCTTTCTCGACGGGGCCAGCCCCGTCCAGGCGCTGGTGGAGCGGGCTGCCGGCCTGGGCATGCCCGCCCTGGCCCTGACGGACCACGACAACGTGGCGGGGGCCGTGGAATTCGACCGCGCGGCCCGGGCGGCGGGCATCAAGCCCATCCAGGGAGTGGAGCTCACCCTGCTCCTGGACGAACCGGCGGGTTCCTCCGGTGGGGGCACCTCCGAGCGCCCGTTGACGGCGCCCCGCGGCGGGGAGCTGGCCACCGCCCACCTGGTCCTGCTGGCCACGGGCCCGGCGGGATACGCCCGCCTGTGCCGGCTGCTGACCCGGGCCCACCTGGAACAACCCCGGGGCAGGCCGGCCCTGCCCTGGTCCGTGCTGCTGGAAGAAGTGGCACCGGGCGGGGAGCCCCTCCCCGGCCACGGGCTGATCGCCCTCTCCGGTTGCCGCCGGGGCCCCGTGCTGCAGGCCCTGCTACAAGGTGACCGCGCCACGGCCCTGGAGCGGGCCCGCCGGCTGCGGGACACCTTCGGCCGGGAGCACTTCTTCCTGGAGCTCCAAGGCGGGTGGCTGCCCGGCAATCGCGCCCTCAACCGCACCCTGGCGGACCTGGCGGAACACCTGGGGGTCGGCGTGGTGGCCACCAACGACGTCCACTACGCCACCCGCGACCGCTTTGCCGTCCACGACCTGCTGGCCTGCGTCCGCCTGGGCATCCCGGTGGACGAACCCCATCCCCAGCGGCACCTGAACGCCGAGAACGACCTCAAGTCGCCCCGGGCCATGGCGCAGATGTTTGCCGGCTACCCCCAGGCCCTCAAGGCCACCCTGGCCATCGCCGAGCGCTGCCAGCCGGTGCTGCCGGCGGGCGCCGTGCCCCGGCCGGCCTTCCCCTTGCCGCCCGGCATCCGCGCCGAGGCTTACCTGCGGGAGCAGGTTGAGCGGGGGGCCCTGTGGCGCTACGGCCGCATCACTCCCCGCATCCGGCAGCGGCTGGAACACGAGCTCCGTATCATTGAGAAGCTCCAGCTGGCCGACTACTTCCTGCTGGTCTGGGACGTGGCCCGCTACGCCCGCCAGCAGGGGATCCGCTGCGCCGGCCGTGGGTCGGCGGCCGACTCGGCGGTGGCCTACTGCCTGGGCATCACCGACGTGGACGCCATCGAGCGGGGCCTGCTCTTCGAGCGCTTCCTCAGCCTGGAGCGGGCGGAGCAGCCGGACATCGACATCGACTTCGACGCCCGCTACCGCGACCAGGTGGCCGACTACGTCGAGCAGCGCTACGGCCCGGAGCACGTGGCCACCGTCTGCACCTACCAGACCTACCACGCCCGCGGCGCCTTGCGGGACTTCGGCAAGGCGCTGGGATTCCCCACGGCGGTCATCGACCGCATCGCCAAGCGGGTGCCGTACGCCCTGTCCCGGCACCTGGGCCGCGCCTTGGAGGAGGTCCCCGAACTGCGCGACCTGGACCTGCCCCGGGAGCGGTTCCGCCGGCTGGTGGACCTCTGCGAGGCGGCGGCGGGGCTGCCGCGGCACATGGGCACCCACCTGGGCGGCCTGGTGATCAGCCGCCGGCCGCTGGTGGAGCTGTCGCCGCTGCAGCGGTCCGCCAAGGGGCGCCGGATCCTCCAGTTCGACAAGCGGGGCGTGGAGGAACTGGGTCTGGTCAAGCTGGACCTCCTGCCCCTGCGCACCCTGGGGGCGGTGGAGGAGGCGGTGCGGGTCATCCGCCGCCGCGACCCTGCCTTCGACTACGACCGCATCCCCCTCGACGACCGGGCCACCTACGAGCTGCTCCGCACCGGCGAGACGGTGGGGGCCTTCCAGCTGGAATCGCCCGCCCAGCGGGCCCTGCAGCCGCGGCTCAAGCCCGAGAACCTGGAAGACGTGGTGGCCAGCGTGGCCATCATCCGGCCGGGGCCCATCAAGGGGGACATGGTGGAACCCTTCCTGGCCCGGCGGCGGGGCCGGGAACCCGTTACCTACCTGCATCCCAAGCTGGAGCCCATCCTGCGCAAGACCTGGGGCGTGGTGCTCTTCCAGGAGCAGGTGATCGAGATCGCCACCGCCATCGCCGGCTTCACGCCGGGGGAGGCCGACCGCCTGCGCCGGGTGATGACCCACGCCCGCTCGCCGGAGGACATGGAGGACATCGGCCGGCATTTCCTGCGCCGCGCCCGGGAACAAGGCGTGGACGAGGCGGTGGCCCAGGCCATCTTCCGCATGATCCAGGGCTACGCCAGCTACGGCTTCTGCGAGGCCCACGCCGCCGCCTTCGGTGTCACCGCCTACAAGACGGCCTACCTGCTCGCCCACTACCCGGCCGAGTGGTATGCCGCCCTGCTCAGCCTCCAGCCCATGGGCTACTACCCGCCCAACACCCTGTGCGTCGAGGCGGCGCGGCGGGGCATCCGCATCCTGCCTCTGGACATCAACGCCAGCCAGGTGGGCTTTGCCGCCACCCCCGGGGCCATCCGCATCGGGCTGCGGGCGGTCAAGGGGCTGGGGGAGGAACCGGCCGCCGCCATCGTGGCGGAGCGGGAGCGGGGCGGCCCTTTCCGCCACTTCATGGACTTCCTGCTGCGGATGGCAGGGAGCAGCGCGGGCGGCGGAGACTGGGGCGAGGCAGCGGATACGACATCCGGCGAAGCGGCGGGCAGGCCGGCGGGCGGAGGGCCCGGCACCAAGCCGGATGGGGAGCCGAGCGCACCCAGCGGGGCGCCTGCCGCGCAGGCCGGCGGCAAGACGGGCCGGCCAGACGGCAGGGGGCACCGGCGGGGGAGCGGGTCGCCCCGCGGGCCGGTCCTCGACCGGGACCAGGTGGCCGCCCTGATCCGGGCTGGAGCCTTCGACGGCCTGCACCCCAACCGCCGCGCCCTGCTGTGGGGGCTCGACGAGGCCCTGGCGGCCGCCCGGAGTGCCGCCGGGGGCGAGCTGGCCGGGGCCCTGGCCGCGGCCTGGTCGCCGCCCGCGGTGGACGACTTCCCCGAGCTCGAGAAGTGGGCCATGGAACGGGAGGTGTTGGGGATCGACGTCCACCGCCGGCACCTGCTGGCCATGTTGCGGGAGGTCCTGGATGCCCGGGGCTACCGGTCCGCCGCCGCCATCCGCCGCCTGCCGGCGGGCGCCTCCGTGCGGGCGGCGGGGATCCCTGTCCGGCCCCACCGCCCGCCCACCCGCAGCGGCCGCATCATCGTGTTCCTGACCCTGGAAGACGAGACCGGCCTGGTGGACGTGACCGTCTTCGAGGAGGTATATCAGCGTTACGGGCGGTGGATCTTCACCGACCCGCCGGTGCCCCTCGTGGTAGAGGGGGTCTTGCAGGACCGGGACGGCGCCCGGGCGCTTTTAGCCCGCCGGGTGATCCCCCTGGCGGCGGCGCTGGTGGAAGGCGGTGGGCACCCGCCGGCGCCACCGCGGGATGGCGACCGCCGTCCACCGGCGTACCCGCGGCAAGGCGACCTCCGCCCGCCGGCGCACCTGCGGGACGGCGACCAGCGCCCGCCGGCGCACCCGCCGGAGGGCGGTCGCAGGCTCGCCGGGGAATCCCGGGCGGTCGCCCCGTCCCGGCCTGCGCGATCCCGGCTCGCGGCAGGCGTTCCCCTGTCGGCCACCGGCCGGGAAGCGGTGCCGCCCACGGCCCAGCGACCGGAACCCGCCACGCCCCCGGTGGCGGAACCGGGAACGGCGCGGGCCCTGGATGTCCGCCATACCCGAAAGGGTGAGCCGGTCCTGCCGGGGAAGGGGGTGCACCGGTGGAGCGGCTGACGGTCTACTACGACGGCTGGTGTCCCTGGTGCGTCCGGGCGGCCCGGTGGTGCCGGCGCTTGGACTGGCTGGGCCGGCTCGACTTGCAGTCCTTTCGCCCCGGAGCGGAAGAACCGGCCGGCACCGCCCCGCCCCTCAGCCGGGAGCGGGCGGCCCAAGCGGAAGCGGAGCTCCTGGCCCGGGCCAGCCCGTCGGGCCGGTGGTACGCGGGGTTTGGTGCGATCCTCGCCATCGCCCAGCGCCTGCCGCTGCTCTGGCCCGTGGTGCCGGTGCTGGCCGTCCTCGAGGGCGTCGCGGCGGGTCCCGCGCTGTACCGCGCCATCGCCCGCCGGCGGCCGGTGATCCTTCCCATCCCCGGAGCGTGCCCGTTACCGCACCGGCGGGAGCGCGAAGGGTGGGCCGGCCGCCCTACCGGCATCCCACTGCCGGACGCCGCCGCAACGGCCGGGGGCGAAGGCGACGGCCGGGACCGGAGGGGCGGTGGGCGGCCCACGGGTCCTAGACCCGGATAAGGGTTGGGAGCCGGCGGGAGATGCCGGCCTGACGGTCGATGCCGGCGCGGCCCCCCGGCGTGGACGCGGCCCCCGGCGAGGGCCGCCCCCGGTGACGACCCGGACAAGGACCTTTCCCCTCCTCTGGCGAAGTGGGCACTCGCCTGCACGGCTTCCCGCCGCCGGAGAGGCCGGGAGGTTGCGGGAACCCCATGTTTCACGTGGTCCTGGTGGCGCCCGAGATCGCACCCAACACGGGGAACGTCGCCCGTACCTGTGCCGTGACGGGGGCTCGCCTGCACCTGGTCCGGCCCCTGGGCTTCCGGCTGAGCGACCGCCTGCTCAAGCGGGCGGGAATGGACTACTGGAATCACGTGGAATGGCACGTGCACGACACCTGGGATGAACTGCTGGCGGCCCTGCCCGAGGCGCGGTTCTGCTACCTGGAGCCCGACGGCAGCCAGCGGTACACCGACGTGACCTTCCGGCCCGGCGACGCCCTGGTATTCGGAAGCGAGTCCCGGGGCCTGCCGCCGGAGTTCCTCCGGCAGCGGCCCGGGCCCACCTTGCGGGTGCCCATGCGCCCGGGCCTCCGCTCGCTGAACCTGGCCAGCACCGTGGCCCTGGTGCTCTATGAGGCGTACCGGCAGCACGGGTTCCCGGGCATGACTTGAAGAGGGGGCCGGACGGCGAGACGACGGCGAAAGGCGAAAGGAGCGGGCGACCATGCGGTCCCTGCGGGTAGCCGCCGTACCCATGCGGATCGAGCCGGTGCCGCACCTGGAGGCGGCCCGGGAGAGGCTGCTGGCCGCCGTGCTGGAAGGCTACCGGCTGCTGGCGGATCCCGCGTTGCCCGCAGCGGTCCTCCCGGGACGGCCCACGGAAGGCGGGGCCGGCTCCCCGGCGGCGGCCGTTGCCCGCGACCCGTCGCGCGGAGAGGTTCCCCCGGCCACCCCGTCGCCGGTGCACCCGCTGGAGCCCGCCCGGCCTGCGGGGGAAGCGGGGGAGGGCGCCGATGCTGCCGCCCCGGGAGGGCGAACGTCCCATCCTGCCGGCGGGCATGCCGGCCGGCACGTCGGGCGCCGGGCGGACCCTTCTTCCCGCCGGCCGGATCCTGCTTCCGCCCCGGACCCCGGCAGGCGGCGGGCCGGGGTGCCGCCCACTGCAGTCGCCCCGAGCGGTCGGGGCCGCCGGAAGCCGCCGTGGCCGGTGGCCCGACGGGCCGCCGGGCTGGTGGTGCTCCCTGCCCTGGCCGGTCTGTTGCCGCTGTCGGCGCTGGCCGGCGAGCCGCCCCGGTGGGACGGCCGGCTGGTGTCGCTGGCCCGGCGTTACGGCGGGGCGGCGGCGGAAGCATGGGAGGAATGGGCCGCCGGCGCCGCGCGGACCCTGGGGATCTACCTGTGTGCGGGAACGGTGGTCCTGCCGCGGGACGGCGGCATCGAGCACGTGGCGCTCTGCTTCGGGCCCGACGGCCGGCTGCTGGCCCGCCAGCCCCAGCTCCACCGCCTGCCCGGCGACGCCGCCGTGGAGCTCGTCCCCGGCGACGAGTGGCATCCCTTCACCGTGGAAGGCTGGCCGGCCGCCCTGGTGGTGGGCGGGGACGGCTGGGTGCCCGAGGTGGGCCGGTGGACGAGCTTGGAGGGTGTGCGTCTGATCCTCCACCCGGCCCACCGGCTGGATCCGGTGTCGCCCTGGGACGTGGTCGCGGGTCCCTGGCAGGTCGTCCAGCAGACCCAGATCTACTGGGTCCACGCCGCGCCCGGCGGCGAGGTGGGCGGGAAGAACCTGGCCCCCAGGGCGGCCGTCTTTGCCCCTTGCGAGATCACCCCCGGCGGGCGGGGCTGGCTGGTCCGCGAAGACGGCGGCCTCCCTGCTGCCGCCTTGCTGGAGCGGCCGGCCCTTGAGTCCATCCGGCAGGCGTATCCCCTGGACCGTTACCTCAACCCGGGCCTGTACCTGCGAGAACTTCTTCCGGCCTACCGGGCCGTGGCCACCGCCCCGCCGGAGCCCGTTCCGGCCCCGCCGGTTGCCCTGCCCGAACCGGCGGAGGCGGCCGCGGCCGCAAACCCCCGGCGCCGCTGGCGCCGCCGGGGGACCAAGGGATCGGTAGGTTCCGGCGGGACCGGTACCGCCGGTACGGCCGGTACCGCCGGTGCCGCTGGCGCCGCCGGTGCCGCCGGCGCCGCCGAGCCGGACTGACAACCGGTCCGGGGACGGCTTCCTGCAATGCCTGGACGGAGGGGACGATCCATGCCCGGGCCCCTGTGGCAGGCCCTTGAACAACACGCGTTCCGGCTCATCCTGCGGTGGACCACGCGCGGCGGCCCGCTGCGCCGGGCCGTCGCCGCCCTGGGCGTCCGGCGCAGCACGAACCTGCACCGGCTCGACCCGGCCCGGGTGCGGGTGGCGGCCGTCCAGCTGGAACTGCAGACCTTCCAGCGGCCGGAAGACTTCGTGCGCTGGGTTGCCGAGCCCCTGGCGCGGGCGGTGGAGGGCGGCGCCCAGCTGGTGGCCTTTCCCGAGGACGTGGGCCTGGCGCTGCTGGGCCTGTTGCCCGGCTTCGACCGCCTGGCCGCGGCACCGTCGCCCGAGGCGGCCCTGGCCGGCTTGGGCGACGTATCCGTCGCCGACGTCTTCCGCTTCCTCGGGCCCGCGGTGGCCCGGGTCCATCACACCACGTTCTCCGCCCTGGCGCGGGCCCACGGCGTGTTCGTCCACGCGGGCAGCGTCATGCTGCCACGCGGCCGCAACCTGTACAACTTCGGTTTCCTCTACGGGCCTGACGGGCGTTTGGTGGGCCGCCACGCCAAGACCCACCTGCTGCCCCTGGAGGCCGAGTGGGGCGTCTGCCCGGGCGACGCCTTGGAGGTCTACGACACCGTCCTCGGCAAGATCGGCATCCCCGTCTGCATGGACGCCACCTATTTCGAGACCTTCCGGCTGCTGGCCCTGAAGGGGGCGGAGATGGTCGTGGTGCCCATCGCCAACCCCGAGCCCTACAACGAGTGGCACGCGCGCCGGGGCACCTGGGCACGGGTGCAGGAAACCCCCGTCTACGGCATCGTCCCCGCCCTGGTGGGCCGGCTGTTGGGGATCGAACTCACCGGCCGCGCCGCCGTGTACGCGCCCCTGGAGCTGACCCCCGGCGGCGACGGGGTGGTCGCCCAGGCCCGCCGCTGGGACCGGGCCGACCTGGTGGAAGCCGAACTGGACCTGGTCCGGCTGCGGGAGTACCGCCAGCGCACCGGCTTCCCGGGCTTTCTCCGTCCCGACCTCTACGACCGCTACCTCGCTCCCGCGTACCGTCGCCTGCGGGACGAACCGGCCCGCCCGGCTGCTGCTGCCGCCCGCCGCACCGGCGCCTCCTGAGGAGCGCCCCCAAGGCCGACCTGGGCCGGCGCCGGCCCGAAGCGTGCCGGACCAGCCCGCCGGCGGGTGACGGCCCGCTTTGCCGCGGCGTCCCCGTGAGGCCCGGTTTCGCCCGGCCTGCGCCCTGGAGCGGCGCATACTTTCCCCCTCCGGAGAGAGGTTAGAAGCGGTCCCAATCGTGAAAGGGTCGGATGGGATCACCCTGCCTGCGGGGCCACGCCCCGGGCCGGGGTGACCGGCGCCGGCCGGCGCCAGGTCGGCCGGGCCAGCCCGGTGAGGGGGGACGAACCCAGCCGTGAGGGCAAGGGGAGTCGCCCGCGGGGGTACGGCGATGCCGGTGCGGGCGCGAAGCGCCGGCCGGGCACGGGACGGGGAGCGCCAGCCGCGGGCCGCGGCAAGGCCGTGGGCGCCGAAGGGGCTGGCGGCGGCCGGTGCCGTGCTGGCCGGCCTGTGGCTCGGCGGTTGTGCCATGGGCGGCGGAGGGGGCGGGGGTGGCGGCCAGGCCAAGCCGTCGCCCGAGGACATCCGCGCCGCCGTCCGGGAGGAGCTGCGTAGCCCCGAGATGCAGGCGCAGATCCAGGCGATCATCGCCCAGCAGGTCCAGTTGTTGGCGGCCCAGCAGGTTCTCCTGACGCCGGAGGGCCAGAAGCAGATGGTCCAGCAGCTCAAGACCGTGGCCAGCTCACCCCAGGGCCAGATGGCCATGCAGAGCGGCGTCCAGGAGTTCCTGCGCTCGCCCCAGGGCCAGCAACTCATCCGCCAGGCGGTCACCACGCAGCTTCAGCAGCTGCTGACCGGCGGTGCCGGAGGGGGCGGTACCGGGGCTGGCGGCGCCGGTGGCGGTGGCGGCGGCATGGGCGGCAGCGGTGGCGGCGGGGGCGGCGGATGAGCCGCGGCCGGGCCCGGCCGCGGCGGCCATTCCATGCCGCCGGAGGACGGCCCGGCGACCGCCGATGTTTTCCCGCCGATGTTTCCCCGGATGGGATCAGGGTGGGGGGATCCCGTCCGCGCCGTGGCCCCGGCCGGCGGCATGAAGCACGGCCCGCCGGAAACGCTGCGGGGGCCGGATCCCGCCGGTGTGGGCGGAGCCGGCCCCCGCCGAACGATCCCGCTTGTCCTCACGTTTCACGGCGGCGGGGCCGTTCACCGCGCCCCCTGGCCGGTCCCTGCCGGACCGGTTCCTCCCCGCCCCTGGGCGCCTGCTGGGGCCGCTCGGGTGCCGGGGGACGGGTGGGGGACGGCGTCACGACGCCGGCCCCTGCCGGGTCGTCCCGGGCGAGCTGGGGCGCGTCGTGGAACGCCTCGGGGCGGGTGGCGAACTGCTGAAAGCCCACGCTGTTGGAGACCGGGTTGTACGGCGCCGGGGTGTCGACGCCCTCGCCCTCGCCGCGGTGGACCCACGACGGACCCCAGTCGCTGGCGGCCCCGGTGGTCAGGGGGTTGAGCCCCTCGTCGGCGGCAGGGTTCGGGTGGGCAGCGGCACGCCGGGGACGGCCGGCCGCCACCGGGCGGCGGGTACCTTCCGCCCCCGCACCCTGGGTCCCCTGGTCCTGGGTCGGCTTCGACACGGGATCACCTCCCGTACCTAGCCTGCCCGGCTTCACGGGATGCCCAGCTTCACTCGATGCCGAATCCGGCCGGCAGTCCGCGGGCGGCATCCCAGCGCACTTCAAGCCCCGTCACCCGGCTTGCCGGCGGCCCCTGCCGGAGGAATTCGACCAGCCGCTCGAGCCCTTCGGTGTCCCCCTCGGCCACCACGGTGACCGTGCCGTCGGGATTGTTGCGCGCGAATCCCCTGAGCCCCAGCGCCAGGGCGCGGCTGCGGGCGAAGGCGCGGTAACCGACGCCCTGCACGTGACCGTAGACCGTCACCTCGATGCGTCCTAGCCCGGTGCCGGCCGGTCCCCGCCCCGTTGTGGCGGGAGCGCTGCTTGTTCCGGGCGGGCTGGCGCCGGCCGGCCCGTCGCTGGCGCCAGCCGGTCCATGGCCGGCGCCGGAACGCACCCGTCTGGCAGCTTCATCCGTCATGACGCGTTCACCCCCGTCTCACCGCCGTGGCGATCCTTGGGTCGCCGATGTTCCAGTTCCCGGGCCACGACCTCGACCTGCCGGACTACCGTCTCGGGGCGGCACCGCGCCAGGGCCTCCGCCAGGGAGGCCCAGAGGAAGCGGTCGTGCTCCGCCGAGAGGCGGATCGGAGCGCCGGCGGGTGCCTCGGCCATGAACAGCGCCCAGCCCGGATCGTTCCACGAGGCGACCTGCCCCACCTCCATCCCATGGCGTCCTCTCCCAGTTTGCCACGACGGTCCGCCGCCCGCAGCCCGAGCCGTGCATGTCCAGGTGGGCGAGCCTGCCGCGGCCCCCGTGCACATTAAGCGGGGGATGCACCGCAGGTTCCGTCGAGGGAGGTTCCGTCCGGGATGCGCTGTGCGGGGGACGGGGGAAAGGAAGTTCCGCTGGATGCCGGTTCGTCCGGGAAGCGGGGGAGCATGCCTCCGCGGCAGCCCACCCGGTCCGCGGCGGCCGCCGCGACCGCCGCGCGCGCCCGTCCACGGCGGGCCCCGGCTCCGGCCTGGCGCCGGCCCAGCGGGTGGGGCCCCGTGGTGGCGGGGCTGCTGGTCGGCGGCGTCAACGGCCTACTGGGCGTCGGCGGAGGAACCCTGCTGGTGCCGGCACTGGTCTACTGGTTCGGGGTGCCGGACCACCGCGCCCACGGCACGTCGATCCTGGTGGTCGGCCTGACGTCGCTGATCAGCGCCTGGGTCTACGCCTCGCGGGGAATGGTGGATCCATCGCTGG
Proteins encoded in this window:
- a CDS encoding acylphosphatase; its protein translation is MTVYGHVQGVGYRAFARSRALALGLRGFARNNPDGTVTVVAEGDTEGLERLVEFLRQGPPASRVTGLEVRWDAARGLPAGFGIE
- a CDS encoding nitrilase/cyanide hydratase and apolipoprotein N-acyltransferase, whose product is MRSLRVAAVPMRIEPVPHLEAARERLLAAVLEGYRLLADPALPAAVLPGRPTEGGAGSPAAAVARDPSRGEVPPATPSPVHPLEPARPAGEAGEGADAAAPGGRTSHPAGGHAGRHVGRRADPSSRRPDPASAPDPGRRRAGVPPTAVAPSGRGRRKPPWPVARRAAGLVVLPALAGLLPLSALAGEPPRWDGRLVSLARRYGGAAAEAWEEWAAGAARTLGIYLCAGTVVLPRDGGIEHVALCFGPDGRLLARQPQLHRLPGDAAVELVPGDEWHPFTVEGWPAALVVGGDGWVPEVGRWTSLEGVRLILHPAHRLDPVSPWDVVAGPWQVVQQTQIYWVHAAPGGEVGGKNLAPRAAVFAPCEITPGGRGWLVREDGGLPAAALLERPALESIRQAYPLDRYLNPGLYLRELLPAYRAVATAPPEPVPAPPVALPEPAEAAAAANPRRRWRRRGTKGSVGSGGTGTAGTAGTAGAAGAAGAAGAAEPD
- a CDS encoding nitrilase-related carbon-nitrogen hydrolase; the protein is MPGPLWQALEQHAFRLILRWTTRGGPLRRAVAALGVRRSTNLHRLDPARVRVAAVQLELQTFQRPEDFVRWVAEPLARAVEGGAQLVAFPEDVGLALLGLLPGFDRLAAAPSPEAALAGLGDVSVADVFRFLGPAVARVHHTTFSALARAHGVFVHAGSVMLPRGRNLYNFGFLYGPDGRLVGRHAKTHLLPLEAEWGVCPGDALEVYDTVLGKIGIPVCMDATYFETFRLLALKGAEMVVVPIANPEPYNEWHARRGTWARVQETPVYGIVPALVGRLLGIELTGRAAVYAPLELTPGGDGVVAQARRWDRADLVEAELDLVRLREYRQRTGFPGFLRPDLYDRYLAPAYRRLRDEPARPAAAAARRTGAS
- a CDS encoding sulfite exporter TauE/SafE family protein — protein: MPPRQPTRSAAAAATAARARPRRAPAPAWRRPSGWGPVVAGLLVGGVNGLLGVGGGTLLVPALVYWFGVPDHRAHGTSILVVGLTSLISAWVYASRGMVDPSLALQVAAGGMVGAALGAWWMERLRPRVLRRVYGGFLLILGLRMLVWG
- the dnaE gene encoding DNA polymerase III subunit alpha yields the protein MFVHLHCHSAYSFLDGASPVQALVERAAGLGMPALALTDHDNVAGAVEFDRAARAAGIKPIQGVELTLLLDEPAGSSGGGTSERPLTAPRGGELATAHLVLLATGPAGYARLCRLLTRAHLEQPRGRPALPWSVLLEEVAPGGEPLPGHGLIALSGCRRGPVLQALLQGDRATALERARRLRDTFGREHFFLELQGGWLPGNRALNRTLADLAEHLGVGVVATNDVHYATRDRFAVHDLLACVRLGIPVDEPHPQRHLNAENDLKSPRAMAQMFAGYPQALKATLAIAERCQPVLPAGAVPRPAFPLPPGIRAEAYLREQVERGALWRYGRITPRIRQRLEHELRIIEKLQLADYFLLVWDVARYARQQGIRCAGRGSAADSAVAYCLGITDVDAIERGLLFERFLSLERAEQPDIDIDFDARYRDQVADYVEQRYGPEHVATVCTYQTYHARGALRDFGKALGFPTAVIDRIAKRVPYALSRHLGRALEEVPELRDLDLPRERFRRLVDLCEAAAGLPRHMGTHLGGLVISRRPLVELSPLQRSAKGRRILQFDKRGVEELGLVKLDLLPLRTLGAVEEAVRVIRRRDPAFDYDRIPLDDRATYELLRTGETVGAFQLESPAQRALQPRLKPENLEDVVASVAIIRPGPIKGDMVEPFLARRRGREPVTYLHPKLEPILRKTWGVVLFQEQVIEIATAIAGFTPGEADRLRRVMTHARSPEDMEDIGRHFLRRAREQGVDEAVAQAIFRMIQGYASYGFCEAHAAAFGVTAYKTAYLLAHYPAEWYAALLSLQPMGYYPPNTLCVEAARRGIRILPLDINASQVGFAATPGAIRIGLRAVKGLGEEPAAAIVAERERGGPFRHFMDFLLRMAGSSAGGGDWGEAADTTSGEAAGRPAGGGPGTKPDGEPSAPSGAPAAQAGGKTGRPDGRGHRRGSGSPRGPVLDRDQVAALIRAGAFDGLHPNRRALLWGLDEALAAARSAAGGELAGALAAAWSPPAVDDFPELEKWAMEREVLGIDVHRRHLLAMLREVLDARGYRSAAAIRRLPAGASVRAAGIPVRPHRPPTRSGRIIVFLTLEDETGLVDVTVFEEVYQRYGRWIFTDPPVPLVVEGVLQDRDGARALLARRVIPLAAALVEGGGHPPAPPRDGDRRPPAYPRQGDLRPPAHLRDGDQRPPAHPPEGGRRLAGESRAVAPSRPARSRLAAGVPLSATGREAVPPTAQRPEPATPPVAEPGTARALDVRHTRKGEPVLPGKGVHRWSG
- a CDS encoding thiol-disulfide oxidoreductase DCC family protein, coding for MERLTVYYDGWCPWCVRAARWCRRLDWLGRLDLQSFRPGAEEPAGTAPPLSRERAAQAEAELLARASPSGRWYAGFGAILAIAQRLPLLWPVVPVLAVLEGVAAGPALYRAIARRRPVILPIPGACPLPHRREREGWAGRPTGIPLPDAAATAGGEGDGRDRRGGGRPTGPRPG
- a CDS encoding tRNA (cytidine(34)-2'-O)-methyltransferase; the encoded protein is MFHVVLVAPEIAPNTGNVARTCAVTGARLHLVRPLGFRLSDRLLKRAGMDYWNHVEWHVHDTWDELLAALPEARFCYLEPDGSQRYTDVTFRPGDALVFGSESRGLPPEFLRQRPGPTLRVPMRPGLRSLNLASTVALVLYEAYRQHGFPGMT
- a CDS encoding DUF6504 family protein, whose translation is MALVGKPVAVETDARGRPVRFFWHRWHRVAGIVDEWREAGAWWDGEGERQVVRVLTEGGGVFELERVAGSSQWVLYKVYD